One Skermanella pratensis genomic window, TGGCAGACCGGGTCGGATTCCACGAGCGGGCGAAGCCCGGACAGGGTGAACACGTGCCAGTCGCCGTGCTGCTTCTGCCAATAGAGCGGCGCGCGCCATTGCTGCGCCTCGACCTCGTTCCAGCCGTCCGACAGCCAGTATTTCGGCTTGTCGTAGCCGCCGGCCTCGATGAATTCCCGGTACTCGCCGCAGGTCACCGGCCGCCCGGCGAAGCGGAAGGGCTGGACGTAGGTATGGTGGCGCGGCGTCTCGTTGTCGAAGCAAAAGCCCGTGCCGTCTGTATCGCACCCGATCTGGACGAGGCCGCCGGCATGGTCGAACCATTTCTGGGGAGCCGTGGTCGCCGCCGGCAGGTTCTGGGCGGACTGGTAGGCCGGAAGCAGCGGGTTGGACCAGAAGACGTGCTTGATGTCGGTCAGGATCAGTTCCTGATGCTGCTGCTCGTGGTTGAAGCCCAGCGTCAGGATCTTGGACAGTTCCCCCAGCGTCTCGTCCGGAACCTGGCGGATCAGCCGCAGGCAGGCGGCGTTGACATGGTCGCGGTAGCGCTGGACTTCGTCCGCGCTCGGGCGCGACAGCATGCCCCGGTGCGGGCGCGGGTGACGGCTGCCCAGATTATTGTAGTAGGAATTGAAAAGGTAACCGAACCGCTCGTCGAACGCCGTATAGCCCTGGGCATAGCGGTTCAGCACGAAGACTTCGAAGAACCATGTCGTGTGGGCGAGATGCCATTTCGTCGGGCTGACGTCGGCCATCGACTGGATGATCTGGTCTTCGGGGGTCAGGGGAGCGGCCAGCCCCACCGTACGGCCCCGGACCCGCATGAACCGGCGTATCAGCCGTTCGCGCACGCTCGGGGCGGCTGCGAGCTCGATGACGTCCTGCATGGCGTCGATCATCTTTTCTTCCTCCGGCGCATCCGCGTATTCGCAATTAACATCCGCGTATTCGCAATTAAGTAGTCTGGTGCCGCGCATGAATTTGGGAGATGGAACACCTCTTCCGGGGATTGGGTCAGCATCTCCGACGGGGCTATGCCGAAGGAGTACCTGCCGACGTGCGGGATTCCACGGGGGGACATATGACTGGAAGTTCGTGGCTGGCCGCCGGCTGCACGTAAAAGTTTAGCATTCATGAATGCCGTCATTCATGCGCCGCGATGCTGCGTTGCAGCAAACGGGGATGGTGCGAACCCTGAGAATGCTTAGATTTGAAGTCTCTGAACCGAGCTTTGGGACTTCGCATCATGGTCATCCTCTCTCTGTGCGGTGACAAGTACAATCGCCCCAGCGAAAAGCTGGAAGATCTCACCCCGCTGGATCGCGCGTGGAAGCGCGTGGTGGCGCGCATCAGGCAGATCGGCGATCACCGCGCCGCCGGCTCCGCGCGCCCGCGGACAGCCCGGACCACCGCCTGATCCAACTGCCCGTCCGGCACGGTCCGGGCGGGAAGAATCCGATGGAGAAGGCCGGACGTTCAGTCGCCGGCCCCGGCGGTCTGGAACATGGCAAGGGTTTCCGGCCCGAGCCATGTCGCGAGCGACCCGCCGCAGACCATCCCGGCAACGAAGATGGCCGCCGCTAGCGCCATCTGCCTGACGCGCCCGCCTCGCCGGCCGCCGTCAAGGACCTCGGCCTCCGAGCCGCCCGACCCCGGCTTCTCCGGATCGACACCCCCCGCATCCCCCTCGCCATCGGGCGCCAGGGTGGTGAACTCCGGCTTCGCCAGCGTCTCGGTGATCGTCTGAGTGACTGTGTCGAACGAGAACTCGGCGTCCGGCAGGCGCCGATGCCGGTGGACGCGGCCCAGCAGTTCGGCGGTCAGGAATATGTAGTCCTGGGTCGAATGGGTGCCGCGGTTGAACAGGGTCGAGGGCGCCCGCTTGACCTCGGCCTTCAGGATCTCCGGATCGAAGCGGATCCGGTTCCGGTACAGCAGGCCGGAGAACTGGCTTCCCAGATCCTTCAGCGTCTGCTGGTCGCGGCGGGTCCCCTCGAACAGCGATACCAGGATGCCGTTGACCACGAGACCGGGGCTGAGGCCGCCGCGAAGCGCGTTCACGGTCTCCACCGTCCGCTGCACGCCCTGGATCGAGAAGGCGCCCGACGTGGTCGGGATCAGCACGCTGTCGGCGGCGATCAGCGCGCTGAGCGACAGCAGGCCCATGGCCGGCGGACAGTCGATCACGACGAAATCGAAGCGGTCCTCCGAGAACGTCAGGTAGCGCTTGAGCCCGTGGTTGGGCCTGACCCGGTCGTCCAGCCCGGTTTCCAGCAAGGTCAGCGCCCGGGTGGAAGGGATGATCCACAGGTTCTGAACCACGGTCTCGTGCAGCGCATCCTCGATCACCGCCTGCTTGCGGATGACGTCCACCAGATTGGGCGACGCACCCGTGCGCGACAGAACGGTCGTGCTGCTCTGCTGCGGGTCGATGTCGACCAGCAGGCAACGGTATCCCGCCGCCGCGAGGCACACGGACAGGTTCAGCGAAACCGTCGTCTTTCCGACGCCGCCCTTGTGGTTGTAGATGGCGATCGTATGGGCCGGCGAGGTTCGGGGCGAGGCGTTCGGGCTCGATGTCATCAACAGGGTTCCGGAAGAGCGCCTTCAGGCAACACGGGCGGCTGCGGTTTCGTACCGAAGGTTTAACCCGCGCCGCCGGATTGGGCAACATCCCGCCGAACGATTTACCCATAAAGTCACGGCTGCGTGCCGTGACCGTCAGTTTCCGCCGAGCACGAAGGTGAAGGAGTTGTCCTTCATCCGCTGGTCGAGCGTCAGCATGTCACCCAGGGGAGAGGTCTTTACGGTTTCGACGATGCTGCTGAGGATCGGGCCGACAAGATCGGGTTTAATGGCAGCAAGAGCGGTATCGAGCTCTTTGAACAGGCCGTCGAGGGCCGCGCCCTGGGTCTCGAACTGCCCCTGCAGCTGGGTTGGTTATGACGGCCCGGTACCTTTATACCACCTGCCCGAACCGCTCGGCAGCGGGCCGCAGTCCACACCGGCGCACGATTGAAGCGCGTTAGCCGGTGCCTCATGGAGAGCCGACCCTTCGCTCCTAAATCTTGTCCTTCGGGGGGGGGAGCGGGTTGCTACGTCGGCGTGGAAAGATATGCAGGCAGAGCGGAGTACAGCAGTTCATAATCGATTTCGGCGTGAAGCCGGGGAATTCACGTAGATTCGATGGGCGGTAGTCGACTGGAGCCACCTGGAATGCAAATGAGGGCCAACCGACGGCCCTTTCTGATTCCGCGCCATGGAGCGCACGATGATCGACACAAGCCTTGATGGCGTGCCGAACTTCCCATCGAAGCGTCCCGCCCCCGACCGGCGGGCCGGATGCTTCGGAATTCTCAATCCGCCTGGGCCTTCCGCGGCATGAAGCCGCGGGCCGGGTTGTAGCCATAGATGGCGGCGGCCAGGAACACGGCGAGCGCCAGCGCGGTCCAGCCCAGCGACTCCCAGTTGATCTGGACGTAGAGGGCGAACCGGATCAGTTCGACCGCGTGGGTGAACGGGTTGGCGGCGCAGATCTGGTAGAGCAGCACGCTGGATTCCTGCATCTTCCAGAGCGGATAGAGCGCCGAGGACAGGAAGAAGGTCGGGAAGATCACGAAGTTCATGACTCCCGCGAAGTTCTCCAGCTGCTTGATGGTGGAGGACAGCAGCATGCCGACCGCGCCCAGCATCAGCCCGCTGACGACCAGGGCCGGCAGCACCGTCAGGTAGCCCAGGGGCGGCAGGATGATGTCGAAGGCGGCGGCGATCGCCAGGAAGGCATAGACCTGGAGGATCGACACGGCGGTTCCGGCCAGCAGCTTGGCGGTCAGCAGGAACCAGCGGGGCAGGGGGCTGACCAGCAGCGTCCGCATGCTGCCCATCTCCCTGTCGTAGACCATGGACAGCGAGCTCTGCATCCCGTTGAACAGCTGGATCATCCCGACCAGCCCGGGGATGATGTAGGTCTCGTAGGTGATGTAGGTCTCGTAGGGCGGGATGATCGACAGGCCGAGCGCCGCCCGGAAACCGGCCGCGAACACAATCAGCCAGACCAGCGGGCGGACCAGGGCCGCCAGGAAGCGTTCGCGCTGGTGAAGGAACCGCAAAACCTCGCGGGTCACGATGCCGTTGAGGGCGCGCCAGTAATGCAGGTTCATGCGGCCACCTGGTTGATCAGCCGGTGGAAGGTCTGGGTCAGGTTCGCCGAGGCGTTCGTCCGGTTCACCTCGCTGACGCTGCCGTCGGCCAGGATGCGGCCCTTGTGGATCACGACCACCCGGTCGTCGGCATGAACCTCGTCGATCAGGTGGGTCGCCCACAGCACCGCCATGCCCTGGGTCCGGCACAGCGCGTGGACATGCTCGACGATGCCGCGGCGGGCCGGGACGTCCAGTCCCACTGTCGGCTCGTCCAGAACCAGCAGGTCCGGTCGGTGGAGCAGTGCCCGAGCCAGCTCGACCCGGCGGCGGTGGCCGCCGTTCAG contains:
- a CDS encoding ParA family protein, with the translated sequence MTSSPNASPRTSPAHTIAIYNHKGGVGKTTVSLNLSVCLAAAGYRCLLVDIDPQQSSTTVLSRTGASPNLVDVIRKQAVIEDALHETVVQNLWIIPSTRALTLLETGLDDRVRPNHGLKRYLTFSEDRFDFVVIDCPPAMGLLSLSALIAADSVLIPTTSGAFSIQGVQRTVETVNALRGGLSPGLVVNGILVSLFEGTRRDQQTLKDLGSQFSGLLYRNRIRFDPEILKAEVKRAPSTLFNRGTHSTQDYIFLTAELLGRVHRHRRLPDAEFSFDTVTQTITETLAKPEFTTLAPDGEGDAGGVDPEKPGSGGSEAEVLDGGRRGGRVRQMALAAAIFVAGMVCGGSLATWLGPETLAMFQTAGAGD
- the egtB gene encoding ergothioneine biosynthesis protein EgtB, giving the protein MIDAMQDVIELAAAPSVRERLIRRFMRVRGRTVGLAAPLTPEDQIIQSMADVSPTKWHLAHTTWFFEVFVLNRYAQGYTAFDERFGYLFNSYYNNLGSRHPRPHRGMLSRPSADEVQRYRDHVNAACLRLIRQVPDETLGELSKILTLGFNHEQQHQELILTDIKHVFWSNPLLPAYQSAQNLPAATTAPQKWFDHAGGLVQIGCDTDGTGFCFDNETPRHHTYVQPFRFAGRPVTCGEYREFIEAGGYDKPKYWLSDGWNEVEAQQWRAPLYWQKQHGDWHVFTLSGLRPLVESDPVCHVSFYEAAAYAAWAGKRLPTEAEWELFGRTQQVDGNLMECGTLHPTASPCAGIGPWQMFGDVWEWTASPYSSYPGFKAPPGAVGEYNGKFMCNQMVLRGGSCVTPSDHVRATYRNFFPPSARWQFSGFRLAEDL
- a CDS encoding ABC transporter permease, producing the protein MNLHYWRALNGIVTREVLRFLHQRERFLAALVRPLVWLIVFAAGFRAALGLSIIPPYETYITYETYIIPGLVGMIQLFNGMQSSLSMVYDREMGSMRTLLVSPLPRWFLLTAKLLAGTAVSILQVYAFLAIAAAFDIILPPLGYLTVLPALVVSGLMLGAVGMLLSSTIKQLENFAGVMNFVIFPTFFLSSALYPLWKMQESSVLLYQICAANPFTHAVELIRFALYVQINWESLGWTALALAVFLAAAIYGYNPARGFMPRKAQAD